In Streptomyces alboniger, the following are encoded in one genomic region:
- a CDS encoding M55 family metallopeptidase has protein sequence MKILISADMEGATGVTWPADVLPGTPQWERCRAMFTSDVNAAVLGFLDGGADEVLINEAHWNMRNLLLEELDERAEMLTGRHKSLSMVEGVQHGDVDGIAFIGYHAGAGMEGVLAHTYLSNQITGVWLNGVRASEGLLNSHVVAEYGVPVVLVTGDDVACEDALGYAPGALKVAVKDHVSRYAAVCRTPARTAADIRAAAKDAAALAVRHEPVAGGPFTVEVEFDAEHLSMATTVVPGVRRTGERKVAYDSETMYEGIRTFKAVTTIASAAVEEQYG, from the coding sequence GTGAAGATCCTCATCAGCGCCGACATGGAGGGCGCCACGGGAGTGACCTGGCCGGCCGATGTGCTGCCGGGCACACCGCAGTGGGAGCGGTGCCGGGCCATGTTCACCTCGGATGTGAACGCCGCCGTGCTCGGATTCCTCGACGGCGGCGCCGACGAGGTGCTCATCAACGAAGCGCACTGGAACATGCGCAATCTGCTCCTCGAAGAGCTGGACGAGCGGGCCGAGATGCTCACCGGTCGGCACAAGTCGCTCTCCATGGTGGAGGGCGTCCAGCACGGCGACGTGGACGGCATCGCGTTCATCGGCTACCACGCGGGCGCCGGCATGGAGGGCGTCCTCGCGCACACCTACCTCTCCAACCAGATCACCGGCGTGTGGCTCAACGGCGTGCGCGCCAGTGAAGGGCTGCTCAACTCCCATGTCGTCGCCGAGTACGGCGTGCCCGTGGTGCTCGTCACCGGCGACGACGTGGCCTGCGAGGACGCCCTCGGCTACGCGCCCGGCGCGCTGAAGGTCGCCGTCAAGGACCACGTCTCGCGGTACGCCGCCGTCTGCCGCACCCCGGCCCGCACCGCCGCCGACATCCGGGCCGCGGCGAAGGACGCCGCCGCGCTCGCCGTGCGCCACGAGCCGGTGGCCGGCGGCCCGTTCACCGTGGAGGTCGAGTTCGACGCCGAGCACCTGTCGATGGCCACGACCGTCGTACCGGGAGTGCGCCGTACGGGGGAGCGCAAGGTCGCGTACGACAGCGAGACGATGTACGAGGGGATCCGTACCTTCAAGGCGGTTACGACGATCGCCTCCGCCGCCGTGGAGGAGCAGTATGGCTAG
- a CDS encoding cytochrome P450 family protein gives MPEQPVLVLDPASSDHHAEHEALRARGAATRVDVLGVTAWSISDPQLLKQLLNSAQVSKDARAHWPDFPEAVPTWPLALWVAVNNMFTAFGDDHRRLRRMVAPAFSSRRVRAMRSDVESMVDSLLDALASRPAGESVDLREHLAYPLPIAVIGRLMGVPDSRRESFRALVDNVFSTTLTAAQAAANTASLYEALDQLIAAKRAESEPGDDMTSLLIAARDDEGDGSGFTDAELRDTLLLMISAGYETTVNVIDQAVTALLTDPEQLAHLRAGRADWNDVVEETLRHEPAVKHLPLRFAVADIPLPDGRTIARGEAILASYAAANRHPDWHGPTADRFDATRPSKEHLAFGHGVHFCLGAPLARLEVTTALRSLFERFPDIELAVPAEELRPLPSLISNGHRSLPVRLRP, from the coding sequence GTGCCCGAACAGCCCGTACTCGTCCTGGATCCTGCCAGTTCCGACCACCACGCCGAGCACGAGGCCCTGCGCGCCCGCGGGGCGGCCACGCGCGTGGACGTCCTCGGCGTGACCGCCTGGTCGATCAGCGACCCCCAGCTTCTCAAGCAGCTCCTCAACAGTGCGCAGGTCTCCAAGGACGCCCGTGCCCACTGGCCGGACTTCCCCGAGGCCGTTCCGACGTGGCCCCTCGCCCTGTGGGTGGCGGTGAACAACATGTTCACCGCCTTCGGGGACGACCACCGCCGGCTGCGCCGCATGGTCGCGCCCGCCTTCAGTTCCCGGCGCGTGCGGGCCATGCGGTCCGACGTCGAGTCGATGGTCGACTCCCTCCTCGACGCTCTCGCGTCCCGCCCGGCCGGGGAGAGCGTGGATCTGCGCGAGCACCTGGCCTATCCGCTGCCGATCGCGGTGATCGGCCGCCTCATGGGCGTGCCCGACAGCCGTCGCGAGAGCTTCCGCGCCCTGGTCGACAACGTCTTCTCCACCACCCTCACCGCCGCGCAGGCAGCCGCGAACACCGCCTCCCTGTACGAGGCCCTCGACCAGCTGATCGCGGCCAAGCGCGCCGAGTCCGAGCCGGGTGACGACATGACCTCGCTCCTCATCGCCGCGCGCGACGACGAGGGCGACGGCAGCGGTTTCACCGACGCCGAGCTGCGCGACACACTGCTGCTGATGATCAGCGCCGGGTACGAGACCACCGTCAACGTCATAGACCAGGCCGTCACCGCCCTGCTGACGGACCCCGAGCAGCTCGCGCACCTGCGGGCCGGCCGCGCCGACTGGAACGACGTCGTCGAGGAGACCCTGCGGCACGAGCCCGCCGTCAAGCACCTGCCGCTGCGCTTCGCCGTCGCGGACATCCCCCTGCCCGACGGGCGGACGATAGCCCGGGGCGAGGCGATCCTCGCCTCCTACGCCGCCGCCAACCGCCACCCCGACTGGCACGGCCCGACCGCCGACCGCTTCGACGCCACCCGTCCCTCGAAGGAACACCTGGCCTTCGGCCACGGAGTGCACTTCTGCCTCGGCGCCCCGCTCGCCCGCCTCGAAGTGACCACCGCCCTCCGGTCGCTCTTCGAGCGGTTCCCGGACATCGAACTCGCGGTCCCGGCCGAGGAGTTGCGGCCGCTTCCCTCGCTGATCAGCAACGGCCACCGTTCCCTGCCGGTCCGCCTGCGGCCCTGA
- a CDS encoding AAA family ATPase codes for MTAKNMTPKKWWIYQGPGTADERNRKLAEQRPPWRDFTPAHLSDYEYAPPPDTDTPSWRETERRGRGYVPDTEEKDAVNTALYLRRPLLVTGKPGIGKSTLAYSIAADLELGPVLHWPITSRTVLRDGLYQYDAIGRLHDANLRQLQEAPGTGGGSIEPYLRLGPLGTALLPHSRPRVLLVDELDKGDIDLPGDLLTVFEEGSFDIPELARVARHERSVRIGTHDDAQERAWVHDGRVRCRSFPVVILTSNGERDFPPPFLRRCIRLHMEPPGKEKLTQIVRQRLGLESDDGFGDLVEAFVERRKEGDLATDQLLNAVQLRMRGAWSAADEREKFLETVLQRLTGPTSV; via the coding sequence ATGACGGCCAAGAACATGACACCCAAGAAGTGGTGGATCTACCAGGGGCCGGGGACGGCCGACGAGCGGAACAGGAAGCTGGCCGAACAGCGGCCCCCGTGGAGGGACTTCACGCCCGCACACCTCTCGGACTACGAGTACGCGCCCCCGCCCGACACCGACACGCCCAGCTGGCGGGAGACGGAGCGCCGCGGCCGCGGATACGTCCCGGACACCGAGGAGAAGGACGCCGTCAACACGGCCCTGTACCTGCGCCGCCCCCTCCTGGTCACCGGAAAGCCCGGCATCGGCAAGTCCACGCTCGCGTACAGCATCGCGGCCGACCTGGAACTGGGCCCCGTACTGCACTGGCCCATCACCAGCCGCACCGTGCTGCGCGACGGCCTCTACCAGTACGACGCCATCGGACGGCTGCACGACGCCAATCTGCGCCAGCTCCAGGAGGCGCCCGGGACGGGCGGCGGATCCATCGAGCCCTACCTCCGCCTCGGGCCTCTCGGCACCGCGCTCCTGCCGCACTCCAGGCCGAGGGTGCTGCTCGTCGACGAGCTGGACAAGGGCGACATCGACCTCCCCGGCGACCTGCTGACCGTCTTCGAGGAGGGCTCCTTCGACATCCCCGAACTTGCGCGGGTCGCCCGGCACGAGCGGTCCGTGCGGATCGGCACGCACGACGACGCCCAGGAGCGCGCCTGGGTGCACGACGGCCGCGTGCGCTGCCGGTCCTTCCCCGTCGTCATCCTCACCAGCAACGGCGAACGCGACTTCCCGCCGCCGTTCCTGCGGCGCTGCATCCGGCTGCACATGGAACCGCCCGGCAAGGAGAAGCTCACCCAGATCGTGCGGCAGCGCCTCGGCCTGGAGAGCGACGACGGATTCGGCGACCTCGTCGAGGCGTTCGTCGAACGGCGCAAGGAAGGCGACCTCGCCACCGACCAGCTGCTCAACGCCGTGCAACTGCGCATGAGGGGCGCCTGGAGCGCGGCCGACGAGCGCGAGAAGTTCCTGGAGACGGTCCTGCAACGCCTCACCGGCCCGACGTCCGTATGA
- a CDS encoding M20/M25/M40 family metallo-hydrolase, whose product MASQQQDQEQEPGDQVDALTLDEVVTFTSELIRIDTTNRGGGDCHERPAAEYAAERLADAGLTPTLLERTPGRTNVVARIEGTDPGADALLVHGHLDVVPAEAADWSVDPFSGEIRDGVVWGRGAIDMKNMDAMILSVVRGWARAGVRPRRDIVIAFTADEEASAVDGSGFLADRHAALFEGCTEGVSESGAFTFHDGRGNQLYPIAAGERGTGWLKLTARGKAGHGSKVNRANAVSRLAAAIARIGEHRWPVRITPTVRASLVELAALYGLEPDPEAPGFDVDAFLEKLGPTAALVEATVRNSANPTMLQSGYKVNVIPGEAVAYVDGRFLPGGEEEFRHTLDLLTGPDVDWEFHHREVALQAPVDSPTYARMRAAVEEFAPEGHVVPYCMSGGTDAKQFSRLGITGYGFSPLRTPEGFDYQALFHGVDECVPVDALHFGVRVLDRFLRTA is encoded by the coding sequence ATGGCTAGCCAGCAGCAGGACCAGGAGCAGGAGCCCGGGGATCAGGTGGACGCGCTGACGCTCGACGAGGTCGTGACGTTCACCTCCGAGCTGATCCGCATCGACACCACCAACCGCGGCGGGGGCGACTGCCACGAGCGGCCCGCCGCCGAGTACGCCGCCGAACGCCTCGCCGACGCGGGCCTCACCCCGACGCTCCTGGAGCGCACCCCGGGGCGCACCAACGTCGTCGCCCGCATCGAGGGCACCGACCCCGGAGCCGACGCACTGCTCGTCCACGGCCACCTGGACGTCGTACCCGCGGAGGCGGCCGACTGGAGCGTGGACCCGTTCTCCGGGGAGATCCGCGACGGTGTCGTCTGGGGCCGCGGCGCGATCGACATGAAGAACATGGACGCGATGATCCTGTCGGTCGTACGGGGCTGGGCACGCGCCGGAGTGCGGCCGAGGCGCGACATCGTGATCGCCTTCACCGCGGACGAGGAGGCCAGCGCCGTCGACGGCTCCGGGTTCCTCGCCGACCGGCACGCCGCGCTCTTCGAGGGCTGCACGGAAGGCGTCAGCGAATCGGGCGCCTTCACCTTCCACGACGGGCGCGGCAACCAGCTGTACCCGATCGCGGCGGGGGAGCGGGGCACGGGCTGGCTCAAGCTCACCGCGCGCGGCAAGGCCGGGCACGGCTCCAAGGTCAACCGCGCCAACGCGGTGAGCAGACTGGCCGCCGCCATCGCCCGCATCGGCGAGCACCGGTGGCCGGTGCGGATCACCCCGACCGTGCGCGCCTCACTCGTCGAACTCGCCGCGCTCTACGGCCTCGAACCCGACCCCGAGGCGCCCGGCTTCGACGTCGACGCCTTCCTGGAGAAGCTCGGCCCGACCGCCGCGCTCGTCGAGGCGACGGTCCGCAACAGCGCCAACCCGACGATGCTCCAGTCGGGTTACAAGGTCAATGTGATTCCTGGGGAGGCAGTGGCCTACGTCGACGGCCGGTTTCTGCCCGGCGGCGAGGAAGAGTTCCGCCACACGCTTGACCTGCTGACGGGCCCTGACGTCGACTGGGAGTTCCACCACCGCGAGGTGGCGCTCCAGGCGCCGGTCGACTCGCCGACGTACGCGCGGATGCGGGCGGCCGTCGAGGAGTTCGCGCCCGAGGGGCACGTCGTGCCGTACTGCATGTCGGGCGGTACGGACGCCAAGCAGTTCTCGCGGCTCGGCATCACCGGCTACGGCTTCTCGCCGCTGAGGACACCGGAGGGCTTCGACTATCAGGCACTCTTCCACGGGGTCGACGAATGCGTTCCGGTCGACGCCCTGCACTTCGGCGTCCGCGTCCTCGACCGCTTTCTGCGCACGGCCTAG
- a CDS encoding Crp/Fnr family transcriptional regulator, with product MIDDLLAALSRADDDVGPEELADILWLAERIDAQERQAHGTTGPPAADGEQSDEGPGGTEAAGASYYSAGAVEDVPARAGGAPGPGGRRGEAVLVPRAPALEDPLGLMRALRPLGRRAVTDRRAPTELDEERSVTASAEQRMTVAVLKPERGRWLDLALVVDTHHSMLLWHDVVTELRRALEQSGIFRDVRVWTLTGTGAGATPAVARRSGGAPRSPHEIADPSGRRLVLVVTDTVAAGWSGPGVEAVLRQWAAHGALAVLNLLPRRLWDRGAVTPEGVLVRAARPAAPNASWRLARPRDTLPVRARARSAPPGGGGLADRVAIPVVEASPAGLGALASLLSGAGRWTRVPCLTIARSAVGADAVARTGPGDPDIPVAAPGRADPAQAIRRFQEGASPAAQDLAGYLSAVPLTLPVMSVVRRVMLPQSVHGHLAEVALSGLFAPWPGADGTFDPDRFEFHFLPGVREALLGAQLRPDITAVQELVRRQVGEYVGRREAGSGDFPALRTITNGTGGRRIRAGAVPFAEKPEAVVVPPVPVPGEPDASGAAARDTGTTLPTTYVPRDFDAELHDLIARALGGEPMFVVLTGEAWSGMMRSAVEALRKLPPGWDFWVPGSDEEVLERLGTLRPRTAVLLEGLERFPNAGQLLDRGGASPLVLATIATSSWAEGTLHPAAREIHVPAAFSAAELHRARQAAEADHNLAAALERSPDGHVPRCLALGPDTMDRYRAVPPAVRALIDAAVDARRLGHAGPLPAGTLAEVAPAYLTVSEWSALGDDPIWLAHALDFATTEWAPGLSFLRRHRREEPPSQAVMGAYTINDFAHNVLAPGRPDEPPALLRDALVRASSSRPAPVGNLVKIIAEDSRRLYVGVPGDSGRTVIAPHIRGEGRLTVTQDGNHSVDARVVAVAGHLALLELAGALWPAQRGGPVECRFGAPLRPAKTYTVVTTTGDRRADFFRTRARAVSPVSLRLLEAIVVRIGSPVLDETGAVVGLVTAKSGLTVSVTPIVRFDVTTPDPEPAPEPDSAPQPDAARPAPSPGDPSDRTPFMARLKAKDRTALISLGQDRSFAAREVLLSQGELSTHVLLIVDGWVKVSATAANGYETLLALRGAGDIVGEGEALWGRPRSATVTALGSVSAVVVEGARFRAFLERSPEAALEMLRFSTDQTREADQRRLRFASATARERFAELLLDLARSHGRRTEEGIEVTVPLTSQELAGTIGGSRETVARLMKELRERGVITRRRRALVVVRPDVLRRMAALTDSAEDTRNP from the coding sequence GTGATCGACGACCTGCTCGCCGCGCTGTCCCGGGCCGACGACGACGTCGGCCCCGAGGAACTCGCGGACATCCTGTGGCTCGCCGAGCGCATCGACGCCCAGGAGCGGCAGGCCCACGGCACCACGGGGCCGCCCGCCGCCGACGGCGAGCAGAGCGACGAGGGACCGGGCGGCACCGAAGCGGCGGGCGCCTCGTACTACAGCGCGGGCGCCGTCGAGGACGTGCCGGCGCGGGCCGGGGGCGCCCCCGGCCCCGGCGGGCGGCGCGGCGAAGCCGTCCTGGTGCCGCGCGCCCCCGCCCTGGAGGACCCGCTCGGCCTGATGCGGGCCCTGCGCCCTCTCGGCCGCCGGGCCGTCACCGACCGCAGGGCGCCGACCGAACTGGACGAGGAGCGCAGCGTCACCGCGAGCGCCGAGCAGCGCATGACGGTGGCCGTCCTCAAACCGGAGCGCGGCCGCTGGCTCGACCTGGCCCTCGTCGTCGACACCCACCACTCGATGCTGCTCTGGCACGACGTCGTCACCGAGCTGCGCCGCGCCCTGGAACAGAGCGGGATCTTCCGCGACGTACGCGTCTGGACGCTCACCGGCACTGGCGCGGGCGCCACCCCGGCCGTCGCGCGGCGCTCCGGCGGCGCGCCCCGCAGCCCCCACGAGATCGCCGACCCGTCGGGGCGGCGCCTCGTCCTGGTGGTGACCGACACCGTCGCCGCGGGCTGGAGCGGTCCCGGCGTCGAGGCCGTGCTGCGCCAGTGGGCGGCGCACGGCGCGCTCGCGGTCCTCAACCTCCTGCCGAGGCGCCTGTGGGACAGGGGCGCGGTGACCCCCGAGGGCGTACTCGTCCGGGCGGCCAGGCCCGCGGCGCCGAACGCGTCGTGGCGGCTGGCCAGGCCCCGGGACACCCTTCCCGTCAGGGCTCGCGCGCGATCCGCCCCGCCGGGCGGGGGCGGCCTCGCGGACCGCGTCGCGATCCCGGTCGTCGAGGCGTCCCCGGCCGGGCTCGGGGCGCTGGCGTCCCTGCTGTCCGGCGCGGGCCGCTGGACCCGCGTGCCGTGCCTGACGATCGCCCGGTCGGCCGTCGGGGCCGACGCCGTGGCCCGCACGGGTCCGGGGGATCCGGACATCCCGGTCGCGGCCCCCGGCCGGGCCGACCCCGCGCAGGCCATCCGCCGCTTCCAGGAGGGCGCCTCACCCGCCGCCCAGGACCTCGCCGGCTATCTGTCCGCCGTGCCGCTGACCCTCCCCGTGATGAGCGTGGTCCGCCGGGTGATGCTGCCTCAGTCGGTCCACGGCCACCTCGCGGAAGTCGCCCTGAGCGGCCTCTTCGCGCCCTGGCCCGGCGCGGACGGCACCTTCGACCCGGACCGCTTCGAGTTCCACTTCCTGCCGGGGGTACGGGAGGCCCTGCTCGGCGCCCAACTGCGGCCCGACATCACGGCCGTCCAGGAACTGGTACGCCGTCAGGTGGGGGAGTACGTCGGCCGCCGCGAGGCCGGGAGCGGCGACTTCCCGGCACTGCGTACGATCACGAACGGCACGGGTGGGCGACGGATCCGGGCGGGGGCGGTGCCGTTCGCCGAGAAGCCGGAGGCGGTGGTGGTTCCGCCGGTGCCGGTGCCGGGGGAGCCGGACGCGTCCGGGGCCGCGGCCCGGGATACGGGCACCACCTTGCCCACCACCTATGTGCCCCGCGACTTCGACGCCGAGCTGCACGACCTCATCGCCCGCGCCCTCGGGGGCGAGCCCATGTTCGTGGTGCTGACCGGGGAAGCGTGGTCCGGCATGATGCGTTCGGCCGTCGAGGCCCTGCGGAAGCTGCCACCGGGGTGGGACTTCTGGGTTCCGGGCTCGGACGAAGAGGTCCTGGAGAGACTCGGCACGCTGCGCCCCCGCACGGCTGTCCTGCTCGAAGGCCTCGAAAGGTTCCCCAACGCCGGCCAACTCCTCGACCGGGGCGGGGCGTCCCCCCTGGTGCTCGCCACCATCGCCACGTCGTCCTGGGCGGAGGGGACCCTGCACCCCGCCGCGCGGGAGATCCACGTCCCCGCCGCCTTCAGCGCGGCCGAACTGCACCGCGCCCGCCAGGCCGCGGAAGCCGATCACAACCTCGCGGCGGCGCTGGAACGCTCCCCCGACGGCCACGTGCCGCGCTGCCTCGCGCTCGGTCCGGACACCATGGACCGGTACCGCGCGGTGCCCCCGGCCGTCCGAGCCCTGATCGACGCGGCGGTGGACGCGCGGCGCCTGGGTCATGCGGGGCCGCTGCCCGCCGGGACGCTCGCCGAGGTGGCACCCGCGTACCTCACGGTCAGCGAGTGGAGCGCCCTCGGTGACGACCCCATCTGGCTGGCGCACGCACTCGACTTCGCGACGACCGAGTGGGCCCCCGGCCTCAGCTTCCTGAGGAGGCACCGCCGGGAAGAACCCCCGTCCCAAGCGGTCATGGGCGCCTACACCATCAACGACTTCGCGCACAACGTACTGGCCCCGGGCCGCCCCGACGAACCCCCGGCCCTGCTCCGCGACGCACTCGTCCGCGCGTCGTCCTCCCGCCCGGCCCCGGTCGGCAATCTGGTGAAGATCATCGCGGAGGACTCCCGCAGGCTGTACGTCGGTGTCCCGGGCGACTCGGGACGGACTGTGATCGCGCCCCACATCAGGGGCGAGGGCCGACTGACCGTCACCCAGGACGGGAACCATTCGGTCGATGCGCGTGTGGTGGCGGTGGCGGGCCACTTGGCACTGCTGGAGCTGGCGGGCGCTCTGTGGCCCGCTCAAAGGGGTGGCCCTGTCGAGTGCCGTTTCGGGGCCCCGCTGCGTCCGGCGAAAACGTACACGGTGGTGACCACCACGGGCGATCGACGGGCGGACTTCTTCCGCACGAGGGCGAGAGCGGTGTCGCCGGTCAGCCTGCGGCTGCTGGAGGCGATCGTCGTACGGATCGGCTCACCGGTTCTGGACGAGACAGGCGCTGTCGTCGGCCTGGTGACGGCCAAGTCCGGCCTCACCGTCTCCGTTACGCCGATCGTGCGGTTCGACGTGACCACCCCGGACCCGGAGCCCGCCCCCGAACCGGACTCCGCCCCCCAACCGGACGCCGCCCGGCCCGCGCCCAGCCCCGGCGACCCGTCCGACCGCACCCCCTTCATGGCCCGCCTGAAGGCGAAGGACCGCACCGCTCTCATCTCCCTCGGCCAAGACCGGTCCTTCGCCGCGCGCGAGGTGCTGCTGAGCCAGGGCGAGCTGTCCACCCACGTCCTGCTCATCGTCGACGGCTGGGTCAAGGTCTCGGCCACCGCGGCCAACGGCTACGAGACACTGCTCGCCCTGCGTGGCGCGGGCGACATCGTCGGTGAGGGCGAGGCCCTTTGGGGCCGCCCCCGCTCGGCCACCGTGACCGCGCTGGGGTCGGTCAGCGCGGTCGTGGTCGAAGGCGCACGGTTCCGGGCGTTCCTGGAGCGGTCGCCCGAAGCCGCCCTGGAGATGCTCCGCTTCAGCACCGACCAGACCCGGGAGGCCGACCAGCGCCGCTTGCGGTTCGCCTCGGCGACCGCACGCGAGCGCTTCGCCGAACTGCTGCTCGACCTCGCCCGGAGCCACGGCCGCCGCACCGAGGAGGGCATCGAGGTCACGGTGCCCCTGACCTCGCAGGAGCTGGCCGGGACCATCGGCGGATCACGGGAGACGGTGGCGCGCCTGATGAAGGAACTGCGCGAGCGCGGGGTCATCACCCGTAGACGGCGCGCCCTCGTCGTCGTACGCCCGGACGTCCTCCGCCGCATGGCCGCCCTGACGGACTCGGCGGAGGACACCCGTAACCCTTGA
- a CDS encoding caspase family protein, producing the protein MTTETARPVDPRRVFALVVGIESYDISTRWDLPGAARDAERVADWLTGPAQVPADQVHLLLSPLDRTVAAAPAPTRHHLVPTRENVERILFKELPACDGDLLWIYWAGHGYLDPRRQLLLPYTDATTTRTVHLNLEAALRWWKSEVPADRFPRQIVLGDACRVEADRAKSLTFGDSEYGGLRLNPRRRQFTLYAARAGELAQNLADRGAGQFTDTLMRRLAERTLDESVNGAVALARAVQADLRELRATGHAWQNPQFLVDRDWDDSTIFGDHWAAPGAAPATAAHLDQTAWNALGPLLRGGGTPAHTHDAYRWAFEITGCVFPAHRGLPTGGLTGIAHDLDARQGRRGDLPLTLPFVRHLAARSPDPAWAERAEAWVDATRERLGAAPVPAAPEADPEPAALHVRLTEDPAGGGYWTRMWLHRDGAFEAVRDAELPLTLDAVREHLAGQLLTGGAAAPARIEFHVPYGLLTTEFERWRLPIGRRGKAVELGWSYEVVVRCPDERDGLAGSHWHRKWQWFKSHGGAHPEAVQHVTDGDVSGELGACLQATEPPVCVLAEVSDEHLMDALDAVLDAGIPIALWPRPGREGRPRGELATALRTCGGTGTPDVGRLPGVLKALRIPRPGAAAAGTRPPSPPALLWDDPERVPERRPLS; encoded by the coding sequence GTGACCACCGAAACAGCCCGACCGGTCGACCCGCGCCGCGTGTTCGCACTCGTCGTCGGCATCGAGTCGTACGACATCAGCACCCGCTGGGACCTGCCGGGCGCCGCCCGCGACGCCGAGCGCGTCGCGGACTGGCTCACCGGCCCGGCCCAGGTCCCCGCCGACCAGGTGCACCTGCTCCTCTCCCCGCTGGACCGCACCGTGGCCGCCGCGCCCGCCCCCACCCGCCACCACCTCGTACCGACCCGCGAGAACGTCGAACGGATCCTCTTCAAAGAACTCCCCGCGTGCGACGGCGACCTGCTGTGGATCTACTGGGCCGGCCACGGCTACCTCGACCCGCGCAGACAGCTCCTCCTGCCGTACACCGACGCCACGACCACCCGGACCGTCCACCTCAACCTGGAGGCGGCGCTCCGGTGGTGGAAGTCGGAGGTCCCCGCCGACCGGTTCCCGCGCCAGATCGTGCTCGGCGACGCCTGCCGGGTGGAAGCGGACCGCGCCAAGTCGCTCACCTTCGGGGACTCCGAGTACGGCGGATTACGGCTCAACCCGCGTCGGCGCCAGTTCACGCTGTACGCCGCACGCGCCGGGGAACTCGCCCAGAACCTCGCCGACCGGGGAGCGGGCCAGTTCACCGACACCCTGATGCGGCGCCTCGCCGAACGGACCCTGGACGAGAGTGTCAACGGCGCCGTCGCCCTCGCCCGCGCCGTCCAGGCCGACCTGCGGGAACTGCGCGCCACGGGACACGCATGGCAGAACCCGCAGTTCCTCGTCGACCGCGACTGGGACGACTCCACGATCTTCGGGGACCACTGGGCCGCCCCGGGCGCCGCCCCCGCCACCGCGGCCCACCTCGACCAGACCGCCTGGAACGCCCTCGGACCGCTGCTGCGCGGCGGCGGCACACCCGCCCACACGCACGACGCGTACCGCTGGGCCTTCGAGATCACCGGCTGCGTCTTCCCCGCCCACCGGGGCCTGCCCACGGGCGGCCTCACCGGCATCGCCCACGACCTGGACGCCCGCCAGGGACGGCGCGGCGACCTGCCCCTGACCCTGCCCTTCGTACGCCACCTCGCGGCCCGCTCCCCGGACCCCGCCTGGGCCGAACGGGCCGAGGCCTGGGTCGACGCCACCCGCGAACGCCTCGGCGCCGCCCCCGTCCCCGCCGCCCCCGAAGCCGACCCCGAGCCCGCGGCACTGCACGTACGCCTCACCGAGGACCCGGCGGGCGGCGGCTACTGGACCCGCATGTGGCTGCACCGCGACGGCGCCTTCGAGGCCGTCAGGGACGCCGAGCTGCCGCTCACCCTGGACGCCGTCCGCGAGCACCTCGCCGGACAGCTCCTCACCGGGGGCGCGGCGGCCCCGGCCCGCATCGAGTTCCATGTGCCCTACGGCCTGCTCACCACGGAGTTCGAACGCTGGCGGCTGCCCATCGGACGGCGCGGCAAGGCCGTCGAACTCGGCTGGTCCTACGAGGTCGTCGTGCGCTGCCCCGACGAACGCGACGGCCTCGCGGGCAGCCACTGGCACCGCAAGTGGCAGTGGTTCAAGTCCCACGGCGGCGCCCACCCCGAGGCGGTCCAGCACGTCACCGACGGCGACGTCTCCGGGGAACTGGGCGCCTGCCTCCAGGCCACCGAACCGCCCGTCTGCGTCCTCGCCGAAGTCTCCGACGAGCACCTGATGGACGCCCTGGACGCCGTGCTCGACGCGGGTATTCCCATCGCGCTCTGGCCGCGCCCCGGCCGCGAAGGACGCCCCCGCGGCGAACTGGCCACCGCCCTGCGCACCTGCGGCGGCACCGGCACGCCGGACGTCGGCCGCCTCCCCGGCGTCCTGAAGGCCCTGCGCATACCCCGCCCGGGAGCCGCGGCGGCGGGCACCCGGCCGCCGTCCCCGCCGGCCCTCCTGTGGGACGACCCCGAACGCGTACCGGAAAGGCGGCCACTGTCATGA